The genomic interval GCCCAGGGCCGGCCGCTGCTCGACTTCCGGCGCGGCCTGATCGCGCAGAACATCGCGGACTCCCCGCAGGCCGCCCGGGCCGCCTACCGCAGGGCCCACGCCGGCGCCACCGCGCAGGGCGACGCGCTGCTGCTCTCCTCGACCTGGCGCCATCTCGCCCTGATCGCGCTGCGCGAGGGCGAGCTGGCGGAGGCCCGGCACGGCTTCGCGGAGTCGCTGCGGATAAGGGAGGAGCTGGGCTACCTGGTCGGTACGGCCCCGGCGCTCATCGCGCTGGCCGACGCCGAGCCGGAAGTGGAGGCCGCGACCCGGCTGCGCGCCGAGGCGGCCCGGCTCTTCCGGCTGCTGGGCGGCGTCCCGACCTGGCTGGGCCCCCACCTGGACCAGCCCCCGCCGGAGACGGTCGAGGCGAACTGAGACCGGGCGCCGGCCCGTCCCCGTACGCGCCAGGGCTTACGGGGGTCAGCCGTCGGCGCCCGCGAAGTGTTCGCGTACCAGCGACTGGACCACCGCCACGTCCTGGGCGATCAGCGCGTCGAGCAGCGCGGTGTGCTCGGAGGCGTCGGCCAGCAGGTCGGCGCGCCGGGTGACCGGGTTGTCCACCAGGGGCCACTGGGAGCGGCGGTGCAGGTCGTCGGCGACGGCCACCAGGCTGTGGTTCCCGGCGAGGGCGAGCACCGCGCCGTGGAAGGCCCGGTCCGCCTCGGCGTAGCTCGCCCGGTCGCCGACGGCCGCCGCCGCCACGGTGGCGTCGGCCAGCGGGCGCAGCGCGCACCAGCGGGCGGGCGGGACGGTGCGGGCGAGCCGCAGCATGACCGGGACCTCGATCAGGGCACGGACCTCGGCCAGCTCCGCCAGCTCGCGCGGTCCGCGCTCGGCGACCCGGAAGCCCCGGTTCGGCACGACCTCCACGGCCCCCTCGGTGGCCAGCCGCTGCATCGCCTCGCGCACCGGGGTCGCGGAGACGCCGAAGCGGGCGCCGAGGGCGGGCGCCGAGTAGACCTGTCCCGGGACCAGCTCGCCGTCGACCAGGGCGGTGCGCAGGGCCTCCAGGATCTGGCCGCGCACGGAGTGCCGGCGCACCTGGACGCGGGGGGCCTCGTGCGGGTGCTCCCCGTGGGTGTGCTCGCCGCGGGCCTGCTCGGGCACCCGGACGGCCGCGGTACCGCCGTACGGGGGACGCACCTCCCCGCGCGCTCCGCCCTGTTCCACGGGCACCTCCTCGGCCGGTCGCGGGCGCGCTCGCGCGTGCGGCGCCCTGAGTGCACGATAGGCGCAAGGGCCCCCAGTTCAAACATCGATCCGGCAGGGTAAGGTAAGGCTTACCTGCTGACGATCGTGAATCGGTGGTCCCCGTATGACCATGCCCGCCCTGCTCCCCGCAGTGACGGCCTCGCCCGTGGCCGACGCCTACGCGCGCCTGACCGAGGTCTTCCCCGGGGTGCGCGCCGAGATCCTCGCCGAGGGCGAGAGCGCCCCCGGCGGCCCCGGCTGGGTGGGCGCGCACGAGCTAGCGGCCGGCGGCGCGGCGCTGGACACGTTCCTCGCCTTCGACGCCGAGCAGGTGCGGCGGGACTACGGCCAGGAGGGTCGGCCCGATGTGATCGCCAGCTTCGGACTGCACCGGTACGCCTGGCCGGCCTGCCTCCTGGTGACCGTGCCGTGGTTCCTGCACCGCCGGGTGCCCCGGGTCCCGGTCGAGGACGTCTCGTTCCAGCGGGCGCTGGGCCATCTGACGCTGCGGGTGCGGGAGTTCGCCTGCCTGCCGGACGACCCGGCGGCCGGGCTGCCGGGGGCCCGGGTGGTGGCCGACGAGGCGGCGCTGCGGGCCGAGGTGCTGGACGCGGTGGCCGAGCACCTGGGCCCGGTCCTCGAGGGCTTCCGGCCGCGGATGCGGCGCGGCAAGCGGGCCCTGTGGGGGATGGCGACCGACGAGATCGTCGAGGGCCTGTGGTACGTCGCCCATCTGCTGGGCGAGGAGGGGCGCGCCATGAGGGAGCTGGAGGCGCTGCTGCCGGGCACCACCGCGCCGTACGTCGGCACCGCGGGCTTCCGCGAGCTGACCGGCCCCAACGGGGAGTCGCTGCCGACCCGGGACCGGGCGAGCTGCTGCCTGTTCTACACACTGCGCCCCGAGGACACCTGCGTGACGTGCCCGCGTACGTGCGACGAGGAGCGCGTCCGCAAGCTGACGCCCGCCCTCTGATCCGTACGCCGTTCCACACCGCCCGGACGGGTGGCACGTATTCGAACATCATGCGTAAACCGCTGACGGGCGTTCGACCAGAACGTCCATATCGGCGGCCTCCCGCACCCCTTTGGCGTTCTCTTGCCCCGAAAGCGCCTGGCCGTGACGGGATTTCCGCCACGATGGCGCCCGAAACGCCCTACGTGACGCAAGGGACCGCGCATGAGACTGACCGACATATCGCTTGACTGGCTGCTTCCGGGCGCCGTGCTGCTCGTGGGGGTCATGGCGGCGGTGGCGGTGGTCGCGCGTGGAAGGCGCGCCTCTGACACAGCAGCCTCGGCCGACGACAGCTGGGAACGCAGCGAGGAGCGGCGCAGACGCAAGGAAGCGCTGTACGCCACCGCTTCGTACGTGCTGCTGTTCTGCTGTGCGGCGGTCGCCGCCGCACTCTCCTTCCACGGGCTCGTCGGCTTCGGCGAGCAGAACCTCGGCCTCTCCGACGGCTGGGAGTACCTGGTGCCCTTCGGCCTGGACGGGGCGGCGATGTTCTGCTCGGTCCTGGCCGTACGGGAGGCCAGCCACGGGGACGCGGCGCTCGGCTCGCGCCTCTTGGTGTGGACCTTCGCCGGTGCCGCCGCCTGGTTCAACTGGGTGCACGCGCCGCGCGGCATCAACCACGCGGGGGCCCCGCACTTCTTCGCGGGCATGTCGCTCTCGGCCGCCGTGCTGTTCGACCGCGCGCTGAAGCAGACCCGCCGGGCCGCGCTGCGCGAGCAGGGCCTCGTGCCCCGCCCGTTGCCGCAGATCCGGATCGTGCGCTGGCTGCGCGCACCCCGGGAGACCTTCGGCGCCTGGTCGCTGATGCTCCTCGAAGGCGTACGCACGCTGGACGAGGCGGTCGACGAGGTACGCGAGGACCGCAGGGAGAAAGAGCAGAACCGTCTCCGCAGAAAGGACCAGGAGAAGCTGGACCGGGCGCACATCAAGGCCCTGAACCGGCAGAACCGGGCCTGGGGGCGGCTCGGACGGGGTGGCGCCCCGGTCGAGGTGGCCGCCCTGGCCCCGGCGACGGGCTCCGCGCAGTCCGTCGCGGAGCCCGCCATATCGGAGCCGGGTCAGCTGCCCCTGCGACCCCGGCCATCCCTGCAAGCCGTGAACCACTCGAACTCGGCGAGCGTCCCTGAACTGGGCGCGAGCGAGTCGGCCCCGGCCGATCCGCTCGCCGACGACGACACCCAGGCCCTGCCCCGGCTCGATTCGCTGGAGCAGAAACTCAAGGACCTGGAGCAGCAGTTCGGCTGAGGCGGGACAGCGGTTGCGGGCGAACGGCTCTGACCGTCCGGAAGAGCGGTCAGAGTCGTTCGCCGTCCAGTTCGAACCAGACCACCTTGCCCAGCGAACGGGGGCTGATCCCCCAGGAGTCGGCCAGGCTCTCCACCAGGATCAGGCCCCGGCCGTGCGTACCGTCGTCGGCGGGCGGTACGTGCGGCTCGGAGTCCATCCCGGGGACGAAGTCCCGCACCTCCACGCGCAGGCGGCGGGGTGCGACGCTCACGGCGACGACCGCGCCGTCGTCCGTGTGCACCAGGGCGTTGGTCACCAGCTCACTGAGCAGCAACTCGGCGACCTGCGCCGGTTCCTCCTTCCACCGGTAACGCAGTAACTCCCGCACCGCGCCGCGGACTTCTCCCACGGCTGCGAGATCGGCCCGGTCCACTCTGCGATGCATCCGGGCCTCTTCGTGACGCTCCATCGTTTCCCCCGCCCACACGGTCATTCGCCCCCTGTCTCGAAGGTGCTCACGCAATGCATGCCCCGCCTACCGGCTGTCACGCTTGCGGAGCCCTTCGTACCGGAGGGAATCGTGCGGGGCTCAGGCCCGCTTGTAGTAGTACTTCATTCCGCTGACGTCGTGCTGGATGCCGCTGCCGTTGGTGACGAAGAAGGTCGCGCCCGTCGCGGTGTAGCAGTAGCCGGGGTTGGGGCCGACGAGCTTGAGGGTGCCCACATTGAGCCGGCTGCTGGTGCTGGACGTCACCTTCCCCTCGTACGGGCAGTTGTTGTACACGTAGTCGCTGAGGCGCACCACGCCGTTCTTGGAGATGGTGACGGTGCCGGGCTGGCCCGGGTTGTACGTCTCCGCGTACTTCCAGGTGCCGACGAACGCCGCCGGCACCGTGGTGCCGCCGCCACCCGAGCCGCCGGTGGAGGAGCCGCCGGTCGAGGAGCCGCCCGAGGTGCTGGACGAGCCACCGCCGCCGGACGTGCTCGTGGAGGAGCCGCCGGTGCTGCTGCCGCCCGAACCGCCGCCGCTGGTCGTGGTGGAGGACGAACCGCCGCCGCCCGTGGAGGAGCCGCCCCCGGTGGATGACGAGCCTCCGCCGGTGGAGGAGGAGCCTCCGCCGCCCGGACTGCCGGCGTCCCGACCGTCCTTGCCCGGCTCCCCGTCCTTGCCGTCCTGCCCGTCCTTGGCGGCGTCCGCCTTCCTCTTCTTCTTGCTGGGCGACGGCTTCGGGCTCTTGCTGCCGGCCGGGGACGCGCTGCCGGCCGCCGAGGGCTCCGGGGAGGCGGTCGGGCCGGTCGAGGTGGCGATCGGGGGCGCCGCGTGCGCGTCGCCGCCGTCATGGCTGAACGGCTGGAGCATGACCAGCGTGCCGCCCCCACCGCCGAGGACGACCACCAGCGGCACGGCGACGAGCCAGGGGCGGCGGCGCTTCGGCTTCTCCTTGTCCGCCGCCCTCGCGCCGTCCACCGCCGCCGCCACCTCGGGCGCCGACCGGAGGTCGACCGTCGGGCGGTCGCCCTCCTGCCGCAGCGGCGCCGCCTCCGCGTCGAGCAACTGCGCCGACTGGCGGGCCAGATGGCTCACGACGGCGGCCGGCAGCCACGAGGAGGCGGCGGGCTCGGCCGCGCGCTCCGGCTCGGCCAGCAGTTCGTCCACCGAGGGCCGGTCCTCGATCGGCTTGACCAGCAGCCGGGCGATCAGCGCCTTGAGATCCGCGTCCCGGACCCGCTTCAGCTCGGGCTCGGCCTCGGCGATCCGGTACATGATCGCGTGCTGGTTGCTCGCCCCGTGCCCGAAGGGGAGCGTGCCGGTGGCCGCGTACGTCAGGACACAGCCGAGGGTGAAGACGTCGCTCTTCGGTACCGCGCTCTCCCCGAGCACCTGCTCCGGGGCCATGAAACCGGGCGAGCCGATCATCATGTTGGTGCTGGTGAGCAGGGACTCGACGGCGGTTCCGACGGCGCGGGCGATCCCGAAGTCGATGACCTTGGGCCCCTCCATCGTGAGCATCACGTTGGACGGCTTGAGGTCGCGGTGGACGATGCCCGCCGCGTGGATGTCCTTCAGCGCGTGCAGCAGCCCCGTGGCGAGCGCCCGCACCGAGGCGGCGGGCAGGGCACCGTGGCCCCGCACGACCTGTTCCAGGGAGAGCCCGGGGACGTAACCCGTGGCCACCCAGGGGAATTCGGCGTCCGGCGCCGCGTCCAGGACGGGCGCGGTCCAGCGCTCGCCGACGCGCCGCGCCGCCTCCACCTCGCGCCGGAAGCGGGCCCTGAACTGCGGGTCCGCGACGTGCTCCGCGTGCACCACCTTGACCGCGACGGTGCGGCCGCCCTCGGAGCGGGCGAGGTAGACCCGGCCCATGCCACCCGCGCCGAGCCGGCCCAGCAGGAGATAGGGCCCGACGCGCACCGGGTCCGTCGGTGTCAGCGGTTTGATGCCTCCGTCGAGGTAGTCCTCGTTGTCCGCGTGGTCGTCGTTGTTCACGCCGCTCTCCTGAAGTCCCCGTATACAGCCGCGACTTGGCGCGTCAAACGTTCAGTGTGAAGCAACGGGGGCGCTAATTGGAACAACTTCCGGAAACAATTCCGGAACCTTCTTCTACGCTGTCCCCGATGGCACCATCAGGAGCCATAGATTCCGGAAGCGGGGGCCGCGTGATGAGTCCGAAGCAACAGCGCGGGGAGGCCACGGCCGCCCAGGTGCTCGACTGCGCCCTGGAGCTGTATGCGGCCCGAGGTGAGGCCGGCCTGACACTGAACGCGATCACCTCGGCCAGCGGGGTGAGCGCGGGCAGCATCTACCACCACTTCGGCAGCCTTCAGGGTGTGGTCCTCGCTCTCGCGCAGTCCTGGCTGGGCCGCCTCCTCGGCGAGGTGGTCGGGGCGCTGCACCAGGTCACGGACGCGCGGGGCGGGGTCCGGGCGCTGACGGAGACCTACCTCCGCTTCATCCAGGAACATCCGGACGCCGCCCGGCTGATGCACTCGGTCACCGCGGACCGCGAGGCGATCACCAACGCGCGGCAGCTCCGGGGCGCCCAGGAGGCCCGGATCGCCCCGCTCGCCGACTGGCTCCACGCCCACCGGGAGTCGGGCGAACTGGCCGCGCTGCCGCTGCCGGTCCTGGAGTCGCTGATCCTGGGGCCGGTGACGGGCATCGCACGGCGCTGGCTCGCGGTGGGTGACATCGACATCGAGGAGGCCATCCGGACGGTCCCGGACCACATCTGGCGCTCCGTCAGCCCGTAAGCCGACGAGGGACATCCGTTCGAGCGCGGCACGGTCGTGGCACTCCGGTGGTCCACGGAACGGGATGTGTTCCCTCTCCACGGTTAACTCTCGAAGAATTCACCCGAGTTGGCGTTGACGGGCGGCTGTCTACGCGCGTCATCATGGAGCATGCGAATCCCCCCACGGATCACCACGCTCGGCGGCGCGGCCGCCCTTCTGTCCGCTCTCCTCGTCGGCGGCCCGGTCACGGCGACCGCTTCGGCCACGTCCGCCTCGGTCGGCAGCGTCTGCTACTCGGACCTGCCGTCCCAGGCCCACGACACCCTGGACCTCATCGACTCCGGCGGCCCGTTCCCGTACGACCAGGACGGCACCGTCTTCCAAAACCGCGAGGGCGTGCTGCCCGCGCAGGACACCGGCTACTACCACGAGTACACCGTCATCACCCCCGGCTCGTCGACGCGTGGCGCGCGGCGCATCGTCACGGGTGAGGAGAGCCAGGAGGACT from Streptomyces drozdowiczii carries:
- a CDS encoding GntR family transcriptional regulator, which translates into the protein MEQGGARGEVRPPYGGTAAVRVPEQARGEHTHGEHPHEAPRVQVRRHSVRGQILEALRTALVDGELVPGQVYSAPALGARFGVSATPVREAMQRLATEGAVEVVPNRGFRVAERGPRELAELAEVRALIEVPVMLRLARTVPPARWCALRPLADATVAAAAVGDRASYAEADRAFHGAVLALAGNHSLVAVADDLHRRSQWPLVDNPVTRRADLLADASEHTALLDALIAQDVAVVQSLVREHFAGADG
- a CDS encoding (2Fe-2S)-binding protein, encoding MTMPALLPAVTASPVADAYARLTEVFPGVRAEILAEGESAPGGPGWVGAHELAAGGAALDTFLAFDAEQVRRDYGQEGRPDVIASFGLHRYAWPACLLVTVPWFLHRRVPRVPVEDVSFQRALGHLTLRVREFACLPDDPAAGLPGARVVADEAALRAEVLDAVAEHLGPVLEGFRPRMRRGKRALWGMATDEIVEGLWYVAHLLGEEGRAMRELEALLPGTTAPYVGTAGFRELTGPNGESLPTRDRASCCLFYTLRPEDTCVTCPRTCDEERVRKLTPAL
- a CDS encoding DUF2637 domain-containing protein; its protein translation is MRLTDISLDWLLPGAVLLVGVMAAVAVVARGRRASDTAASADDSWERSEERRRRKEALYATASYVLLFCCAAVAAALSFHGLVGFGEQNLGLSDGWEYLVPFGLDGAAMFCSVLAVREASHGDAALGSRLLVWTFAGAAAWFNWVHAPRGINHAGAPHFFAGMSLSAAVLFDRALKQTRRAALREQGLVPRPLPQIRIVRWLRAPRETFGAWSLMLLEGVRTLDEAVDEVREDRREKEQNRLRRKDQEKLDRAHIKALNRQNRAWGRLGRGGAPVEVAALAPATGSAQSVAEPAISEPGQLPLRPRPSLQAVNHSNSASVPELGASESAPADPLADDDTQALPRLDSLEQKLKDLEQQFG
- a CDS encoding ATP-binding protein, with the translated sequence MDRADLAAVGEVRGAVRELLRYRWKEEPAQVAELLLSELVTNALVHTDDGAVVAVSVAPRRLRVEVRDFVPGMDSEPHVPPADDGTHGRGLILVESLADSWGISPRSLGKVVWFELDGERL
- a CDS encoding serine/threonine-protein kinase, translated to MNNDDHADNEDYLDGGIKPLTPTDPVRVGPYLLLGRLGAGGMGRVYLARSEGGRTVAVKVVHAEHVADPQFRARFRREVEAARRVGERWTAPVLDAAPDAEFPWVATGYVPGLSLEQVVRGHGALPAASVRALATGLLHALKDIHAAGIVHRDLKPSNVMLTMEGPKVIDFGIARAVGTAVESLLTSTNMMIGSPGFMAPEQVLGESAVPKSDVFTLGCVLTYAATGTLPFGHGASNQHAIMYRIAEAEPELKRVRDADLKALIARLLVKPIEDRPSVDELLAEPERAAEPAASSWLPAAVVSHLARQSAQLLDAEAAPLRQEGDRPTVDLRSAPEVAAAVDGARAADKEKPKRRRPWLVAVPLVVVLGGGGGTLVMLQPFSHDGGDAHAAPPIATSTGPTASPEPSAAGSASPAGSKSPKPSPSKKKRKADAAKDGQDGKDGEPGKDGRDAGSPGGGGSSSTGGGSSSTGGGSSTGGGGSSSTTTSGGGSGGSSTGGSSTSTSGGGGSSSTSGGSSTGGSSTGGSGGGGTTVPAAFVGTWKYAETYNPGQPGTVTISKNGVVRLSDYVYNNCPYEGKVTSSTSSRLNVGTLKLVGPNPGYCYTATGATFFVTNGSGIQHDVSGMKYYYKRA
- a CDS encoding TetR/AcrR family transcriptional regulator; amino-acid sequence: MSPKQQRGEATAAQVLDCALELYAARGEAGLTLNAITSASGVSAGSIYHHFGSLQGVVLALAQSWLGRLLGEVVGALHQVTDARGGVRALTETYLRFIQEHPDAARLMHSVTADREAITNARQLRGAQEARIAPLADWLHAHRESGELAALPLPVLESLILGPVTGIARRWLAVGDIDIEEAIRTVPDHIWRSVSP
- a CDS encoding ribonuclease domain-containing protein, giving the protein MRIPPRITTLGGAAALLSALLVGGPVTATASATSASVGSVCYSDLPSQAHDTLDLIDSGGPFPYDQDGTVFQNREGVLPAQDTGYYHEYTVITPGSSTRGARRIVTGEESQEDYYTADHYETFDLVDHGC